The Methanobrevibacter thaueri genomic interval CCTTTTTTAACTTTCACAGTCTTTTTGACCAGCTTGAGAGTTTGTTTTACAACAAGCTTGTTAGAGACTTTGTATGACTTGTATTCTGCAGTAATCTCATAGGTTCTTGGGTTTAAGTTGATTTTAAGTCTTGCATAACCGTTCTCATCTGTTCTGCATGAGTAGTGAATAGTGTTCACAAAGATGTCAACAAACTCATCCTTGCCTACAGGTTTGCCGTCGTCGCCAATAGCCCTTACGACATAGTATGTTCCATCAACAAAGTCCATTGTGATGTCCTTGTTTTCAATCAGACGTTTCACTATTGTTGTTGTGGCATTGCGTTTCTCACCGGTCACTGGGTTGACACAGGTTACGGTGTAAACTCCGATGTCCAATTTTGTGACATTCAAGTATGCGATACCTTGACTGTTTGTTTTGGCAGTGTAGGTTTGACCGTTCACAATGAATTGAACCTCAGTGTCTGCAAGCACATGACCGTCTTTGTCTAAGAACTCGGCCTTGTAATCATATGGGCTGTTCCATCCTCTTGTGATGTTCTCAGCAATGATTGACCTGAATACGGTTACCTTCTTGTTGATTGTTTGCGGTTCGACATGATCATTTCCGCTGTATTCGATAATCACATCATGGGTTCCTTCACTTACTCCAGAAACGTTAATGATGTTTTCTCCGGCTTTCACTGGAACTGTCACATTTGTTCCGTTGATTCTTACGGTTACATTGCCGTCTCCACCTTCAGGAACTGTCACTTTGACAACAACATCCTGACCTATAGGAACATCATTGACTTCAGCTGTAACTTGAGAAGAGGTTTTATTGGTTGTGGCATGATAGTCAACGGTTGTTGAATTGCCTAAGTATTTCTCATCTCCAAGGTAAGTTACTTTGGCAGTGTAGTCTCCTGAATTTTCGACTGGAATTGTGACTGATTTTTCACCAGCAGTCAAGTTAATACCATAATCTGTTCCGTTGACATTAACGATTACATATCCTGTAGCGTCACTTGGCAATGTCACTTCAATTGTAACCTCGCCAGCTGTGGAGTTGTCAACTGTGGCAGATATTGGAGCAGGATTCTTATCGATTTTGAAGACTTCAGTTGTAGAGTTAGCTACATAATTATCATCACCATCGTAAGTTGCAGTCACAGTCTTATTGCCTGA includes:
- a CDS encoding Ig-like domain-containing protein; amino-acid sequence: GENATITITGPKDYNGTAVVNVDGKNYTVSISNGAGQLEITGFANGTYDVKVTLLETDKYLGSENDTAKVLVNKVESSVTVNVDDIIVGDVAVVNITVPADATGNVTVEIVGVGTYTVPVAGGAGVLVVKDLKVDDYTVKVTYNGDGKYLPNNNETTFKVSKADSDDIKVIDQGNGTVVITVPGNATGNVTVKVGNETYNATVVNGTAVVTLNNVTPGEHEIEVIYSGDENHNGTSTNSTVNIPKYDTPMSIEVSDGKVGDKVKVTVNVPDGLTNNVTVEVNGKIFSVKPVDGKAIVEIEGLLSGNKTVTATYDGDDNYVANSTTEVFKIDKNPAPISATVDNSTAGEVTIEVTLPSDATGYVIVNVNGTDYGINLTAGEKSVTIPVENSGDYTAKVTYLGDEKYLGNSTTVDYHATTNKTSSQVTAEVNDVPIGQDVVVKVTVPEGGDGNVTVRINGTNVTVPVKAGENIINVSGVSEGTHDVIIEYSGNDHVEPQTINKKVTVFRSIIAENITRGWNSPYDYKAEFLDKDGHVLADTEVQFIVNGQTYTAKTNSQGIAYLNVTKLDIGVYTVTCVNPVTGEKRNATTTIVKRLIENKDITMDFVDGTYYVVRAIGDDGKPVGKDEFVDIFVNTIHYSCRTDENGYARLKINLNPRTYEITAEYKSYKVSNKLVVKQTLKLVKKTVKVKKGKKLTLKATLKWTNGKPIKGKKVVFKLQGKKYSAKTNSKGLAKVTIKAKVTKKLHAGKKYKYSATYITNTVRGFVKVTK